A stretch of Candidatus Palauibacter scopulicola DNA encodes these proteins:
- a CDS encoding DUF433 domain-containing protein translates to MDHLERITLEPDKRAGKPCIRGLRITVYDVLEYLASGMTEEEILADFPDLEPEDIRAVLAFAAARERRLVSIQAG, encoded by the coding sequence ATGGACCATTTGGAACGCATCACGCTGGAACCGGACAAGAGAGCCGGGAAGCCGTGCATTCGTGGACTCCGGATCACGGTGTACGATGTGTTGGAGTACTTGGCCTCGGGGATGACGGAAGAGGAGATCCTGGCGGATTTCCCTGACTTGGAGCCGGAAGATATCCGGGCAGTGCTAGCGTTCGCCGCGGCGCGCGAGCGCAGGCTCGTTTCGATCCAGGCCGGGTGA